A single region of the Streptomyces sp. ITFR-16 genome encodes:
- a CDS encoding helicase associated domain-containing protein, whose amino-acid sequence MIAKWIKFQVLDTERQDWTRWYDAARRYRDREDDLDVLYEHQEGAYPLGRWLSDQRRAYRAGTTNSTCA is encoded by the coding sequence ATGATCGCCAAATGGATCAAGTTCCAGGTCCTGGACACCGAACGGCAGGACTGGACCCGCTGGTACGACGCCGCCCGCCGCTACCGCGACCGGGAAGACGACCTGGACGTCCTCTACGAACACCAGGAAGGCGCGTATCCACTGGGCAGGTGGCTGTCCGACCAGAGGCGCGCCTACCGGGCCGGAACTACGAACAGCACCTGCGCATGA
- a CDS encoding SCO6880 family protein has protein sequence MTTHDVPGSLMVDGFRVKKTFGIGGLSKAGTMIGAAVLTADGLIGVQLPVTLLFTLPATAMVLALAAARRHGMPALSYYWARFAWRRAANFEATSFRRLLLPHPYALDLPGVGARTTLIKAHDPTTGRAVGVVHDRATGRMTISTLLAPGGSLMAPTGSVRSSLRNWASMLESMSTDDQIKGASVTIQITPGAGEALSDDVKARQDPHAPELAKRIIAELVRTTPHATASVAPWMSVTVDPSASVNPPTDLGGQVAEALKAVDGIDLAGTGTDIERRATDIDLRRLVRSAYDPDVFNARDSDFADLPWAECGPQAADDGWEEYAHDGGVSISWVLREMPRRPIAYSVLLPLLAPGAFQRRITLAYRVLDPREGEAVLEREISHARLREQATAEVKGRSKYSQKADSQRAERAAAQMAGGAQVADWTLMVTVTARTAAEVPAARQELARAIKATRGIRMRPAYGAQASVFAAGLPLGYNPLVKD, from the coding sequence GTGACCACCCATGATGTGCCCGGGTCGTTGATGGTCGACGGGTTCCGGGTCAAGAAGACCTTCGGCATCGGCGGCCTGTCCAAGGCCGGCACGATGATCGGGGCGGCGGTGCTGACCGCGGACGGGCTGATCGGTGTGCAGCTGCCGGTGACGCTGCTGTTCACCCTGCCGGCCACGGCGATGGTGCTGGCCCTGGCGGCGGCCCGCCGCCACGGGATGCCCGCGCTGAGCTACTACTGGGCGCGGTTCGCCTGGCGCAGGGCCGCGAATTTCGAGGCGACGTCCTTCCGGAGGCTGCTGCTGCCGCACCCGTACGCACTGGACCTGCCGGGGGTCGGGGCGCGGACCACGCTGATCAAGGCCCACGACCCGACCACGGGCCGGGCGGTGGGGGTGGTCCACGACCGGGCGACCGGGCGCATGACGATCAGTACGCTGCTGGCTCCCGGCGGCAGCCTGATGGCGCCCACCGGCAGCGTGCGCAGCTCGCTGCGGAACTGGGCCTCGATGCTGGAGTCGATGAGTACGGACGACCAGATCAAGGGCGCGTCGGTGACCATCCAGATCACCCCCGGGGCCGGGGAGGCGCTCAGCGACGATGTGAAGGCGCGTCAGGACCCGCACGCACCGGAGCTCGCGAAGCGGATCATCGCCGAGCTGGTGCGTACGACTCCGCACGCCACCGCGAGCGTGGCGCCGTGGATGTCGGTGACCGTCGACCCGTCGGCCAGCGTCAATCCGCCCACCGATCTCGGCGGCCAGGTCGCCGAGGCGTTGAAGGCGGTCGACGGGATCGACCTGGCGGGCACCGGTACGGACATCGAGCGTCGTGCCACGGACATCGACCTGCGGCGCCTGGTGCGCTCCGCCTACGACCCGGACGTCTTCAACGCCAGGGACTCCGATTTCGCCGACCTCCCCTGGGCGGAGTGCGGGCCGCAGGCGGCCGATGACGGGTGGGAGGAGTACGCCCACGACGGCGGGGTGTCGATCTCGTGGGTGCTGCGGGAGATGCCGCGGCGCCCGATCGCCTACAGCGTGCTGCTGCCGCTGCTGGCCCCCGGAGCGTTCCAGCGGCGCATCACCCTGGCCTACCGGGTGCTGGACCCCCGCGAGGGTGAAGCGGTCCTGGAGCGGGAGATCAGCCACGCCCGGCTGCGGGAGCAGGCCACCGCCGAGGTCAAGGGCCGGTCGAAGTACTCGCAGAAGGCCGACTCCCAGCGGGCCGAGCGAGCCGCCGCGCAGATGGCCGGAGGCGCGCAGGTCGCCGACTGGACGCTCATGGTGACGGTGACCGCCCGTACGGCGGCCGAAGTCCCGGCGGCGCGCCAGGAGCTGGCGCGCGCGATCAAGGCGACGCGAGGGATCCGCATGCGGCCGGCGTACGGGGCGCAGGCCTCCGTATTCGCCGCCGGACTGCCGCTGGGCTACAACCCGCTGGTGAAGGACTGA
- a CDS encoding TraM recognition domain-containing protein encodes MMTESDRAWALSGTVFGSAVVLSASSWTGAAAGAVVTGEEAAPASPLTVYRMAGDWSAVWPHSQTASMIGATVADLAVVVFIVWGLRWAFRWFRNPSSLATLYQVRELTPKAAARTATRLRASLKETRPKDVPARDRGVLLGDHLPSGVELRGSDEDTYVAIMAPRAGKSTSLAIPVAEEAPGALLMTSNKSDVFAATRGSRARIGQTFLFDTQGVAQAEREVWIDLIAQAETLEGAERLASHFVNQITSDQAADPFWSQAAGDLLTGLFRAAWWKGDTIREVMRWLADPKEKAPLRVLYEREPVLAEQVDSSINIAEETQSGIYQNARTAMSALRDEKVLAWVTPDRHRVRFDPETFATSRDTLYLLSKKGGPASALVAAVADAVFTAGTEAGERAGGRLPEPMRAVLDEAANICRIADLPDLYSHLGSRGITPFVILQSYRQGVRAWGEVGMDSMWSAATKKLIGVGIDDAKFAQDISTLTGPHFVERGSYSKSKDGGSHSWSEQREQVLDPAEIRAMRKGTALLLATGMPVAQIGLRPWYAERAMAHIGPQMKAEEYAITKRAVAAYEQRKAARSE; translated from the coding sequence ATGATGACGGAGAGCGACCGGGCATGGGCCCTGTCGGGCACGGTCTTCGGCAGCGCGGTCGTGCTGTCCGCGTCCAGCTGGACCGGGGCGGCCGCCGGCGCCGTCGTGACCGGCGAAGAGGCGGCCCCCGCCTCGCCGCTGACGGTCTACCGCATGGCCGGTGACTGGTCCGCGGTGTGGCCGCACTCCCAGACCGCCTCCATGATCGGCGCCACCGTCGCGGACCTGGCGGTCGTCGTATTCATCGTGTGGGGGCTGCGGTGGGCCTTCCGCTGGTTCCGGAATCCCAGCTCCCTGGCGACGCTGTACCAGGTGCGTGAGCTGACCCCGAAGGCCGCGGCCCGTACCGCGACCCGGCTGCGGGCCTCGCTGAAGGAGACCAGGCCGAAGGATGTCCCGGCCCGCGACCGAGGTGTGCTCCTTGGCGACCACCTGCCGTCCGGCGTCGAGCTGCGCGGGTCCGACGAGGACACCTACGTAGCCATCATGGCGCCCCGCGCCGGCAAGTCGACGTCGCTGGCCATCCCGGTCGCCGAAGAGGCGCCCGGTGCCCTGCTGATGACCAGCAACAAGTCCGACGTCTTCGCCGCGACACGCGGCTCCCGCGCGCGGATCGGGCAGACCTTCCTCTTCGACACCCAGGGCGTCGCCCAGGCCGAACGGGAGGTGTGGATCGACCTGATCGCCCAGGCCGAGACGCTGGAGGGAGCCGAACGCCTCGCCTCCCACTTCGTCAACCAGATCACGTCCGACCAGGCGGCCGACCCCTTCTGGTCCCAGGCCGCCGGGGACCTCCTCACCGGCCTGTTCCGGGCCGCGTGGTGGAAGGGCGACACCATCCGCGAGGTCATGAGGTGGCTGGCCGACCCGAAGGAGAAGGCGCCGCTGCGCGTCCTCTACGAGCGCGAACCGGTCCTCGCCGAACAGGTCGACTCCTCGATCAACATCGCCGAGGAGACCCAGTCCGGGATCTATCAGAACGCTCGTACGGCCATGAGTGCCTTGCGTGACGAGAAGGTGCTCGCCTGGGTCACCCCGGACAGGCACCGCGTGCGGTTCGACCCCGAGACCTTCGCGACGAGCAGGGACACGCTCTACCTGCTGAGCAAGAAGGGCGGCCCGGCGAGCGCCTTGGTCGCGGCGGTCGCCGACGCCGTCTTCACCGCCGGCACCGAGGCGGGGGAGCGGGCAGGCGGCCGCCTGCCCGAGCCGATGCGCGCCGTCCTGGACGAGGCCGCCAACATCTGCAGAATCGCCGACCTGCCCGACTTGTACTCGCACCTGGGCAGCCGGGGCATCACCCCGTTCGTGATCCTTCAGTCCTACCGCCAGGGCGTACGGGCGTGGGGCGAGGTCGGCATGGACTCGATGTGGTCGGCGGCTACCAAGAAGCTGATCGGTGTCGGTATCGACGATGCCAAATTCGCCCAGGACATCAGCACCCTGACCGGTCCGCACTTCGTCGAGCGCGGCTCGTACTCCAAGAGCAAGGACGGCGGCAGCCACAGCTGGTCCGAGCAACGCGAGCAGGTCCTCGACCCCGCCGAGATCCGCGCCATGCGCAAGGGCACGGCCCTGCTGCTGGCCACCGGCATGCCCGTCGCCCAGATCGGCCTGCGGCCCTGGTACGCGGAACGGGCGATGGCGCACATCGGCCCGCAGATGAAGGCCGAGGAGTACGCCATCACCAAGCGGGCGGTCGCGGCGTACGAGCAGCGGAAGGCGGCGCGCAGTGAGTGA
- a CDS encoding ATP-binding protein — MAREPKPPVLASPKRVVRVQEQPPSREERRAEKQRRGRYAPRLGWGGRFGGRAPAEDSGTVYTGPTQQVGGIYPWLLGAGLPPRGAPVGRDVLTGELVCIDPSGWTGKLVTNPGVWVMSQPGAGKSALVKRICLVYAAYGHMVCVPGDVKGEYSTLISELGGSVVRIGDGIGRLNPLDSGPLKGRVQTLPAGRRQALLDVLNSRRLETLVALLSTKHGLGRAPDEIERSALDTAVQVASAAQTPGSDPIVKDVTDALRAAPEVLRTKLAAEGATYQTLTRSVIAGLDNLIGGPLKGLFDGPTTTPLDINAPAVSVDISGLRARGNDVVSAGMIATWAYTYSAIDSARSIGLMDRKLVLPMDEMWRALRSGPGLVDAMDAISRLNRTTDDVTIYVTHSLLDVEALPTEMDRAKARGLMDRCDTWVIGASSEEELRRVTGKRSLTEQEIMMIGSWSSATSTGLDIDPISYDDEDGQVRQAEDDSVRHPGRGKYLIKLGTRPGIAAQLELTPTEQRLYRTDTNRRRATTGDTR, encoded by the coding sequence ATGGCACGGGAGCCGAAGCCGCCCGTACTGGCCAGCCCCAAGCGGGTGGTCCGGGTGCAGGAGCAGCCCCCCAGCCGCGAGGAGCGGCGGGCCGAGAAGCAGCGGCGGGGACGGTATGCGCCCCGGCTCGGCTGGGGCGGCAGGTTCGGAGGCCGGGCGCCGGCCGAGGACTCGGGAACCGTGTACACCGGCCCCACCCAGCAGGTCGGCGGCATCTATCCCTGGCTCCTCGGAGCCGGTCTGCCGCCGCGCGGAGCGCCCGTGGGACGCGATGTACTGACCGGCGAGCTGGTCTGCATCGACCCCTCCGGCTGGACCGGGAAGCTGGTGACGAATCCGGGCGTGTGGGTGATGAGCCAGCCCGGTGCGGGTAAGTCGGCGCTGGTCAAGAGGATTTGCCTCGTGTACGCGGCGTACGGGCACATGGTGTGTGTGCCGGGGGACGTCAAGGGGGAGTACAGCACCCTGATCAGTGAACTCGGTGGCAGCGTGGTGCGGATCGGGGACGGTATCGGCCGCCTCAATCCGCTGGACTCCGGGCCGCTCAAGGGCCGCGTCCAGACGCTGCCGGCCGGGCGCCGCCAGGCCCTGCTCGACGTCCTGAACTCGCGCCGGCTGGAGACCCTGGTCGCCCTGCTGTCCACCAAGCACGGGCTCGGCCGGGCCCCCGACGAGATCGAGCGGTCCGCGCTCGACACCGCCGTGCAGGTCGCCTCCGCCGCGCAGACCCCGGGCAGCGACCCGATCGTGAAGGACGTCACCGACGCGCTGCGGGCGGCCCCCGAAGTGCTCCGGACGAAGCTGGCGGCCGAGGGCGCGACCTACCAGACGCTGACCCGGTCGGTCATCGCCGGGCTCGACAACCTGATCGGCGGCCCGCTGAAGGGGCTCTTCGACGGCCCGACCACGACACCGCTCGACATCAACGCCCCCGCCGTCTCCGTCGACATCAGCGGCCTGCGGGCCCGCGGAAACGACGTGGTGAGCGCGGGGATGATCGCCACCTGGGCCTACACCTACAGCGCGATCGACAGCGCCCGCAGCATCGGGCTCATGGACCGCAAGCTGGTGCTGCCCATGGACGAGATGTGGCGCGCGCTGCGCTCCGGCCCGGGCCTCGTGGACGCGATGGACGCGATCAGCAGGCTCAACCGGACGACCGACGACGTCACGATCTACGTCACGCACTCCCTGCTCGACGTCGAGGCACTGCCCACCGAGATGGACCGGGCCAAGGCGCGCGGGCTTATGGACCGGTGCGACACCTGGGTAATCGGCGCCTCCAGCGAAGAGGAGCTGCGCCGGGTCACCGGCAAGCGGTCCCTGACCGAGCAGGAGATCATGATGATCGGTTCCTGGTCCTCGGCGACGAGTACAGGGCTCGACATCGACCCCATCAGCTACGACGACGAGGACGGCCAGGTCCGCCAGGCCGAGGACGACAGCGTGCGCCACCCCGGACGCGGGAAGTACCTGATCAAGCTCGGCACCCGGCCCGGGATCGCCGCCCAGCTGGAGCTGACCCCGACCGAGCAGCGGCTGTACCGGACCGACACGAACCGGCGGCGGGCGACAACGGGGGACACACGATGA
- a CDS encoding DUF4913 domain-containing protein has translation MSDEHEESPRLDVPVGMFEDIEDLKAQIASLTALVKTRTEREAEEPGKDSTETEATAGGEADDEEGGYPPFILLLDSPEYDDELRALIEWVEGVLVPGYLAEPSADAKWCHLWFEHTVAVARLHAAWLAWQELTDPASCGYTGPSVWHRDHLDPALRELRGSSGPFAGCTKGEHRIEHRLPGLVPSAWTHSED, from the coding sequence GTGAGTGATGAGCACGAGGAGAGTCCACGGCTGGACGTGCCCGTGGGCATGTTCGAGGACATCGAGGACCTCAAGGCCCAGATCGCGAGCCTGACGGCCCTGGTCAAGACGCGGACCGAGCGCGAGGCGGAGGAGCCGGGCAAGGACTCCACCGAGACGGAGGCAACAGCCGGCGGAGAGGCCGACGACGAGGAGGGCGGATACCCGCCGTTCATCCTGCTGCTCGATTCCCCGGAGTACGACGATGAGCTGCGAGCCCTGATCGAGTGGGTCGAGGGCGTGCTCGTACCCGGCTACCTCGCGGAACCGTCGGCCGACGCGAAGTGGTGCCACCTCTGGTTCGAGCACACCGTCGCCGTCGCCCGCCTGCACGCCGCATGGCTGGCATGGCAGGAGCTGACCGACCCGGCATCCTGCGGATACACCGGCCCCTCAGTCTGGCATCGCGACCACCTGGACCCCGCGCTGCGAGAACTGCGGGGGAGCTCCGGCCCGTTCGCCGGGTGTACCAAGGGCGAGCACAGAATCGAGCACCGCCTCCCCGGCCTGGTACCCAGCGCCTGGACGCACAGTGAAGACTGA